TGTCGACAATGTCTGTTTTAAGTTTCTTTCAAAGCTGTCCGTGGTTAATAGTTGCTTTTTTGACTGTATAATGAGTATTTgcaaaccctttttttaaaatagcCAGAATCATAGAAAGCTCATTTTTATTTGTAGACTTTTAAAACATTACCCACTTATTTAATACAGCCACAATATATTGCCGATTTAACCTTGTTCAGATGCACGAAATtacttaaatgtaaatatttgaatagCTGAATGAGTTAATGCATATTTTCTATTACTTTAACTTTGTTTCTCTATTACTTTAACTTTGTTATAGGGGAAGCCTTATCAATCCACAGAGACATTTAAAAGGTTAGTTtagcttttgatttttttctgcgACTTGTAAGCTTTTGGTGGTTGAAGAAGAACCCAGGTACACCTCCAGGCAGTGTTTCAGGCATGAGAAGGCGCCTGGGGTTTTCCGTAAGACAGCTGGACGATTTTCTAACACATGAACTATCCTACACTCCAATCGAGGTATCGAACCCAGATCGGCGAGGGGCTAGATTTTCGAAGTCTGCGACTGTATCTTCACGGCCGCGGGCCCTCCGTTGAGTTTCAAATTATATTAAAGGGGTTATTATGCATTGGTTTATAATGAGGCTCACGCCACATTTTTGTAACCGACTCAAAATATACTAATGCTTTGTTTAAATCTGTTTCtaatatatttgttaaaagtTTGATCATTTATTGAAAAGAAGAAAGTATTATTGAATTCATTGTTTTATTACCTCACTTCATGCATAGTACTGAAAGCAGTGCTTTTCTAACTATGCAGTTATGCATAAcctctatttggacagctgctttGTCTGTGTTTACTTTGTGGAACATTTCGCAGGATGTGAAATTCTGAATTCTACCAGAAAACCGGACAGCCTATTTAGCAGTCAACAATACCCTATATTTTCTTATGACTGAATTTCCTTCGGACATAGTATAGTTTAATGAAGctatacattgtagaaaaaaaaaccatTAGTTTGAAACGTGCACAACTACTGAAATGTGCAAAATTGTATGACAAAATAAGGAAACAATGGTATAGCaaacatttattaatttcagaGCCATCATTTTATCTGAGCGGAAATTTTCATTCTCGCTGTTCTACATCTGAGAGTTCACTACGACGTTTACCTGTGACAAACTTAAAATTTGACTTTAGTGATAGACCACATTCTGACAAGATTGGTAAGTAGTAAATGCATTAGCTTTTACATTGTTGATATATTATTACATgatataaattattatcatacagAGCTTCTTCatagtttatatttttcaaatgatgaTAAACCCAACCTATCAATGTGACGAGCGAATGACCTAGGGATGGATGTAAATATGTTATCTATGGATGGATGTAAATGTGTTACCTAGGGATGAATGAAAATATGCTATCTAAGGATGGATGTAAATGTGTTACCTAGGGAtggttgaaaatatgttatataaggCTGGATGTAAATGTGTTACCTAGGGATggatgaaaatatgttatataagtATGGATGTAAATGTGTTACCTAGGGATGTATGTAAATATGTTATCTAGGGATGGATGTAAATGTGTTACCTAGGGATGGATGAAAATATCCTTCCTATGGTTGGAGGTAAATATGTTATCTAGTGATGGATGTAAATATGTTAATAAGGGATGGATGCAAATATGTCACCTAGAACAGGTACTATctattgttcaataaaacttcaaGTTACTTAACTTCGATTATTCTTTTTTCAGGAGACCGGCTTTACGAAgctaaattttttctaaaatggaatggtccatcattcaatttagacagtaaACCGTTTATTATGCGAAGGGGTGTTCAGTAGGGGAGCGAAGGTCTAGTGGATATGATGTCGactgtcggccgctcaatccaggggtcgtgttTTCGAGCcacactggggtcacgaccatgacctcttATGACACCTGTACTGGATTTTTTCCAGGGACAGGGaatggactcgagagtggttccaataagctagaagctttcatcacaatcgagctaaaacaaattagtataaactaataaagatttactgactgaataatgaacagtgcagaccatgagtgcctgcactggtcgcaaaagcaattATACTAACAAAGGTTTGAAACAAAACCTTCAATATATGttattaatattctttttaaaatgtcatctgtctttaaaagttagtgaACGAAAATGTCAGAATACTATTTGCATTTTCTTTATAAGGTACATGTATGCAGATAGAGTTATGTATTTGTTAGCTTTAAGTTTAATTTTCGTTCAGACCATATGAAATATATTGTCATGAACGGTTTCACAAACAAGAGAGACagcataatatttacatttgtttcaGCGAGGATGTCTGTCAACCAGCATCGGCACCGTTCCTGTCAGTGTTCGCTTCCAACTCTACCCAAACCTTTAGACTTCTCCCCGCTCACAAAACAGGAGAGATCGAACAGATACGTGTTTGCCTGGGAGAGACTTTATGCCGAGCCCTTAGCACGACCTTCAACATCTGTAAGACCAGTTTCTGAATTGTCTGGAAAGAAAATAGGGACACCCGCAATTAAGATACCACATGCCATGCTTGCATTGCCGATAAAGGAAACAATTTAATGTAACATGAAAGAAAACTGACTGGACGAAACATGAAAACAAACGCTGAATTTTCTTGAAGTAAAATGACggattattgaaatattatggaccatatttttgtcgagcccgcttgcggaagcagAGACATAGTTGCCTAAATGGCTtccggtgtatgtgcgtgcatgtgtgcgtcAGTGCGAGatggaagtcaaaggtcatgtcagatcttgtcggGCGGACGAGCTAAACATGTTGCCCTAGGGCATCTAGTTTATCAGTAATGATGATAATTCATAATTTTGTTCCAGGTTTTTGTCAGTTCTTAACTAGCTTTCATTCGATGTAGTCTTTGATAAATAAATTGATCTAAACATTCGAAACAGTATGACAATGTTTTGCTGATTatatgagccgcacaatgagaaaaccaacatagagcatttgcgaccaacatggatccagaccagcctgcgcatcagcgcagtctggtcagaatccatgttgttcgctaacgtgAACTGGTATAAGCAGTGACTGCATATTCCATGTTACCATGATCATTCGGGATCAGCGGATAAGATTCTATATAGTGAAGGCAGTCaagaaaataatgcaaaaataacaacgtcatttggaaacatagaacgcaacaaagcaatATACGgtattattttatgcttattggtgaaatactgaaaaatagcaGTGACATATAAAttgatatcactcacagtgccgaacttcttttttttttcagataaattatctcccttgaaatatattctttaattacctccctttgctgcctttaaaattactggattttactaatactcaagccatacacgagtcatgaactgctagacaatcctatatagaacaagctagctatataattaaatttgcaaaagaaataatgttacctttgtcggcttggttgctaggccttgccattcatgtagctacatatgtgtgtttcctctacttttttccattggttcactatcgtgtggtagattttactggcgacagcacatttagttggttgttgtcttagttaattatcacaagacatcaactcaaccttacgtaatatgccagcattttcgtcgaagtattCCTACTCCAAGACCCAACTccaactccaagcccagccagtgttccaacttccatccattttgttatgctatgcagctcctagatcaatatttcctagctatttctattgaatgatgatatttaattctgcagcttgattttccaaggacttacgcatattccacagttgtttagatttttcgtgttgttttttcaatctgaccttcagcgtgtgtgttctggtaaacaaagcaagcttccggttattcaacgaactgccggattgacccgaaaagttttaaatatgcttctacttaattaactaccggcatttgtcaatgtctctttagccgcggactgtgtatttttacacaaaatatttaaatgcagtttttgtttttaaaaacaaaatggcgtcgtgttgatttaatgaacctaatcaccaatattcgatattaatgtgcctttagaagtgtccatggtaatttagcggatgtatcagatgtaacacggtagcttaaataaatccgaatttagtcatgaaatattggatttatatgaacatttatgcacgtaataaacagaaaattcgttgatcttcacaaactagcataaaataaaaagaaaatttgtttgtttgcagtgagatatcaaaatatatcatcaccgataagggagacaattctgatattttcactcaggctccgccttcgtgaaaatattcaattgtctcccttatcggtgatgatatattttgatatctcattgcaaataaacaaatatcctctatatgtcAGGCTTGATTAAATTAATCCGAATTATATTTTGCATATCTcgaaaagtgtttgacctagagtcataaaaacGTTAATTATATGCAGGGTAGTGgaaaataggtcagaatataTCGGCACATGGGAATATGCAATGTAAGATATGACAGATGTAAATACCGACTATTGTAAAACAGACATTGAAGTTTAATTTTTCTCTTGAATTGCAGAATATTATCTAACATGTTTTACTTCTTCTTGTATTGTTCTTCTGCTGTTTGAACAATCGTCAAATTTTTCATACTGGAActatacaagaaaaatataactAAAGTCTTTAGTCAGGTTTTGTGAAGATTTCTATGCGGTAAATTATAAAACCGCATGGTaatgattcttttatttcatatgaaagttTATTACTAAGCATTAAAATTTACGtcttttaatgaaaatttcaagCATTAAATTGGAGATCATGGCCACTGTGCATTTTTTTGCCTGTAATATGAATGTTGGTGTAACCTAAGTTCTTACAAAACGGTATTAATACCAGATGTTAAAATGATTTCTTAGGTAATTCTGGATAATTGTCTAACATTAATTTGTAATAACCGCAGCGAGAACAAACTCTGTGACTGCTGGCagtctatttattttgaaaatctgtATAATTGAAGTTTTCAGTTCTGAAGTGGTAGCTGCTAAGAAAACGTTTTATTCTTACATTTAGCACGTAATGCTATATTGTTCATTTCCATGCTTGCCAGATCATGAGAGTTGTTGCGTCTGTTTAAATGACTGCATGTGAATTTTTCAAAGATATACCGTTATAACCAAGGTGAACATAACATCAAATAGTCCGAAAGCCTGCTTTTTAATAATGAACTAACTCTAACCAAAAACCCGAAATTGAAGAATGAACTAACCTTAATCGTTATCCTGACACCTTAAGGAAATAAAAAGAATGGACTCATTTATGACGCCATTGGTCACAGACCTTTCATTTGCCAGTCATAGTCTCTtcttatattttatgttaaattacttccctttatagtTATAACATGGTTTACTTATCCTGCTGCCTAATGTAAGGTCTGATAATACAGCCAGATATTCATCAGGGAGCAATCTATGAATGAAAGCTCCTGACTAGGGAATATGAGCATATAAAAAACCTCATTATCAGATTAGTAGCTAGTCTAAAAACTTTTTCGcagtcttgaccaatacaccacgaaGGAATACGTATAAAGCGATCTTTATAGACATCAATAATTATGATGTTGACGCGTTCCTGcgtaccttggttaaagttttgatgcactttctctttagttctgttataacttgatggatttgcttagaacttaaaatagttgttctaaatcatcacccacatcatatgactaaAGTCTGTAGCTGCAGCTGATATATTTCATGAGTTATGTCCCCGTCTTACtatgaatttcaggttaaagctaTTTTTCATCTTCACTTTAGCCAGGTTATTACTatatggatatgattcaaacttgacatagttGTCCCACATCATCACTGACATCGCATTATTCTGACAATATTCCATTAACCCATTAACTATGTTCCTGTTATC
The genomic region above belongs to Mercenaria mercenaria strain notata chromosome 12, MADL_Memer_1, whole genome shotgun sequence and contains:
- the LOC123535137 gene encoding uncharacterized protein LOC123535137 isoform X3, which encodes MEENIDSGGKETVEKVAEHHEDDGIDEGPEVVHKRLLKRARQRRLPKRPMYDATNTSTNMILLNNKYGKYSRLWKNQENQLDRGSLINPQRHLKEPSFYLSGNFHSRCSTSESSLRRLPVTNLKFDFSDRPHSDKIGDRLYEARMSVNQHRHRSCQCSLPTLPKPLDFSPLTKQERSNRYVFAWERLYAEPLARPSTSVRPVSELSGKKIGTPAIKIPHAMLALPIKETI